One segment of Panicum virgatum strain AP13 chromosome 3K, P.virgatum_v5, whole genome shotgun sequence DNA contains the following:
- the LOC120700649 gene encoding LEAF RUST 10 DISEASE-RESISTANCE LOCUS RECEPTOR-LIKE PROTEIN KINASE-like 2.1, translated as MGVLYRKKFEGSVSWKWGYKHTPSIESFLQKHDAQQPKRYTYSEVKRMTKSFIHKLGEGGFGTVYKGNLPNGRDIAVKLLKNSKDDGQEFMNEVASIMQTSHVNVVTLLGYCLQGSKRALIYEYMTNGSLESYGMMVPEMVGARKNANHTSEASSKYFPQWIYDHLEEYCVTAGETSVDTELVRKLIIVGFWCIQLQPNNRPSMTRVVEMLESSTDDLRIPPQILLC; from the exons ATGGGTGTTCTATATCGTAAGAAATTTGAAGGCTCAGTGTCCTGGAAATGGGGATACAAGCACACTCCAAGCATTGAATCGTTCCTGCAAAAGCATGATGCTCAGCAACCAAAGAGATATACTTATTCAGAAGTAAAAAGAATGACCAAATCCTTCATCCACAAGCTAGGCGAAGGCGGCTTTGGAACCGTTTACAAGGGCAACCTGCCAAATGGGCGTGATATAGCAGTGAAGCTTCTCAAGAACTCCAAGGATGATGGGCAGGAATTCATGAATGAGGTAGCAAGCATTATGCAAACTTCTCATGTTAATGTTGTGACCTTGCTGGGGTATTGTCTGCAAGGATCAAAGAGAGCTCTTATCTATGAATACATGACAAATGGTTCACTTGAA AGTTATGGGATGATGGTCCCTGAGATGGTTGGAGCAAGAAAGAATGCCAACCATACTTCAGAGGCCAGTAGCAAATATTTTCCACAATGGATTTATGACCATTTGGAGGAATACTGTGTCACTGCTGGTGAGACCAGTGTTGACACTGAGTTGGTGAGAAAGCTTATCATAGTCGGATTTTGGTGCATACAACTGCAGCCGAACAACCGGCCTTCAATGACTAGAGTAGTTGAAATGTTAGAAAGCAGTACTGATGATCTGCGGATTCCACCACAAATTCTCTTGTGCTGA